Proteins from a single region of Thermotoga maritima MSB8:
- a CDS encoding glycoside hydrolase family 73 protein encodes MKERFLERFSESAFLLERLTGIDGKILLAQSALETGWGRHTVGNNLFGIKKLSWLEGGVRAETKEFDGVKTIDTFQSFVSPENSMIAYLILIKECYNRAWECRKEPEKYFRLLQRYGYATDPMYAEKCLDVYNCVE; translated from the coding sequence ATGAAGGAAAGGTTCCTCGAAAGGTTCAGCGAAAGCGCCTTCCTCCTTGAAAGACTCACGGGAATAGACGGAAAGATCCTTCTTGCCCAGTCCGCCCTCGAAACTGGCTGGGGAAGACACACGGTGGGAAACAACCTCTTCGGCATAAAGAAACTCTCCTGGCTCGAAGGTGGTGTTAGAGCAGAAACGAAAGAATTCGACGGTGTGAAGACGATCGACACGTTTCAATCCTTTGTCAGTCCAGAAAACAGTATGATCGCATACCTGATTCTGATAAAAGAGTGTTATAATAGAGCCTGGGAGTGTAGAAAAGAGCCAGAGAAATACTTCAGGCTTCTTCAAAGATATGGGTACGCAACAGATCCAATGTACGCGGAAAAGTGCCTTGATGTTTACAATTGTGTTGAATAA